The Lathyrus oleraceus cultivar Zhongwan6 chromosome 5, CAAS_Psat_ZW6_1.0, whole genome shotgun sequence genome includes the window atatatatatatatatattatatatatatatatatatatatatataatatatatatatatatattaatatatatatataataatatatatatatagatatatctagagagagagagagagagagagagagagagagagagagagagagagagagagagaggagagagaggagagagagagagagagagagagagaagagagagagagagagagagagagagagagaggaggagagagagagagagaggagagagagaggTGTCCCTTTTGGGGGAATCAATTCGTTAGGATTTTCCTAAAAACGCGTTGAGCTACTGAGATATTTTGTATTCATTCACTTTTTGGTTTTATCCATTTTTATGTATGTGCATATGATGTATGTTTTGTGTGATGGTTTATATTGTGTACTACGTATGTATATATGACGCACACACATTTTTACACCCTTGATGAATCCTTCTTGTTATCATGTTCATGTTTATATGAGATGGGCATGTCTGTTTATTACTCCTTCATGTATGTTTTAGATTTTGCAGTATTTCAAGGCATATGTTGATGATGGTGGGATGTTGATCATGAAGCATATTATTTTGATAAAGGGATGATGAGCTGATGCACACGCATGAAGGATAAAAGAGATGTGTGGGATGCAACAAATCTTTTTTTCTCTGTTTGTATTTTGATGatgttgtattttattttattggaataaagtgtaaataaacaaaatttatatatatatatatatatatatatatatatatatatatatatatatatatatatatatatattatatatatatatataatatatatatatatatatatatatatatatatatatatatatatatatatatatagaggagagagagagagagagagagagagagagagtttaaTTGAAATGCACTGACAATGTAAAgatattttacactgtcagttaatcacaaccattgattttttaaagaagtttgactttttctATAATCACATGTAAAGTAACccaaacggatgattgtgatgtattgacagtgtaaatttttttacactgatagtgcataacaattaatctcaaATAGAGTTATGTATATACATTGTACTATCTTTTATAAATTTTTATAAATAAGTGAATAAAAAATAATGTTTAGACTTTTCTTATGAAATTCAATTTTTATGCAAACAATCCAAATGGATAGTCTCTTAAATAAATGTAAGTTCAATTATATTTTGATGCAAAGTTAATGACATCTTATTTAAAAGATGTATGTTTAAGAAAAACACATGGATTTTCACATGTTCAAAACCTTGCGTTCCTCAAATAAACTTGATAAATCCTTTTCAACTTAAGTAAAAATCAAAGTTAGAAGCAAATGACTTACCGATGAAGTCACTATTAAGGATGAATAAATGCAAATGTATGACTATGGCATGGTTAACTGACAATGCAAATATGGTCCAAAGAGATCTTACCTTggatttttattatttatttcactTTCCACTTAACCTAATCAGAGTTTGCCCCATCATTTTATAGGCCTCGTTCTAATTTCAAAAATGGATccaaatttaaaaaaaaaatacaattataataatttttaaaaaaatatcaaaaatacaattatatattaatgaaaaattaatttaattataattattttgagttttgatccatcttgattttttgtatatattgagtttttattataacatttttttcaattattgagtttttttaataaaattttatttatttttattaatatttataaaaaaaattaaaaattttaaaatttggGGCCTTTGCTGCAGCACTTGCTGCACTTGAACAGGGCCGACCCTGAACCTAATGTATGCTAATGGATGATTGTAAAAGTCcatgaccaaatgaaatggttATGATGCAGATGGAATCTTATTGAAAAAGATGGGTGTGTTGATCAAGATCACAGGGTTAAAGCAATGACTGAGTGTTTGCAGATGAAAAGAGACATGACTACATGAAATGACTAGATAAATGCAGATGAGTGTAATATAATCTGGGTAtgacaaaattggggtatgacagtaaCACATTGGTGGAAGTTAGCATGTAAACAAATCCTAAAAATTATAAACAACAATTTGGACAACGTTTATGTACATTATGTGTTCATTCCATTCAGCAATGCAATCAAACATAATTCATAACCAAACCAAAGTTTAAACTTAGGTATCATATAAATCTCAAATATTGTTATATTATAGCTATAGTTAATATGTAAATGTAAATAATAGAAAAAGACTGGTTTTAAACTAACCTTGTCTAAGAGTATTTCGTGGAAAACCATTTTACTTCAAATTCAGTCAAAAATTCAGTCAAAAGATATAGGTAAAATACAATAGATAACCGTCATATAACAATGAGACTCATATTAACAACATATTTGTATAACACATTGATCATTATTCTATCCATTGATTGTTGTATTACCTTGCACAATTGCTGATTTTTTAGACCAGTAATGTGGACATCCATAACAAATTCAATAATCAACGTGGGGAAGAAGTCAACCTGTGAAGAGGGAGTTGGGTTGTGTTTAAATCAAAGTCTATTTTTTTTCTAGTTAAGTCCCTTAGTATTTTATGTATTATTACTTTCACCAAATCATAAGAGATAATGAAAATAAGGGACCTATCATATATTATGCTTGAACGGTTACTGTTGCAAAAGGTTAAGTACATAATATGCAAAAAGAGGTAATGAAAATGACGGACCTATCATATAATATATTATGCTTGAATAGTTACTATTGCAAATAGTTACTATTGCAAAAAGTTAAGTACATaatatgcaaaaaaaaataaaaaattaatagGTTGTTGCGAAAACTAAGCAAGTTTTTGGTAAACCTAAGCTCTAGTTAGATTGGTTTTAGCCCTATCATGTTTAAGAGTAAAAATATGTTGTAATTAGATTGATTAAATTCTACATATCATAAGAAATCATCACATCACATCACAACATAGTTACATGTGTATGTGAATTAATTTTATAGTTGGAACATAACTTTGTTGTACAAATGAAAGAGTAATAAGAAAATAGGCAAAAATGAAATATATTTTAATCAAAAAGTGGTTTTGGTGCCAGGAAATGGACATAAAAAACCTTTGCATTAATTGACGCACATGCTTTTGATTTTGTCATGCATTATAGCTTATCAAGATCCAAGCACTCTTAGTTCAAGTATTCTCGTATAATATGTGAACTAATGATGAGCTACACTACTGCAAAGACAGAATGAGTTGACATGTAATGTATATAAAACTATAACAGTCTAGAAAAAATGACTAAAAAATGTGTAGAATTGGTTCAAAACTGTAGACAGCTCATATAAACTCGtatattttatattaatattgATGACTCACATTAAAAGGAAATAACATTATATTCAACTTTGTACAATCTAGAGTTATATATAAGATAGTAGTGGAAAATTAGATAAGTTTAAACAATATGCACCACAAATTCATAGAGTTGCTAGAAAAATGAGTCTTAGTCATTTAAATATGTTATAACAGACCTGGTGCAACATTTTATTGATAAAATGGGGATATCTTTTTCACATCAAACATTTATGAATTATTATCTGGTTCCATTTTGTAGATCATCACCTTACATAGctttaataaaaaatattaaaagtttgagtaaataaatattttaaaaatagtTGACCCGTCAAAATATACATATCAGAATCGGAGGTGAAGGAATAGATTGAAAATGGAAGCGCTTGTATGCAGAAAATTGGGTGACCCAACGGTCACCGTGGAAGCCGATAACAGCTCAATCTTTGTATCCAAGAATCACCCAATCCCTCAGTTGAATTCTCCTACATCGGTCAGAGTTAGGATCAAAGCCACAAGCTTGAATTTCGCTAATTATTTGCAGATTCTCGGTAAGTATCAGGAAAAACCACCTTTGCCGTTCATTCCCGGATCCGATTTTTCAGGCATCGTCGATTCCGTTGGCCCTAAAGTTACCAATTTCCGTGTTGGAGATCCTGTTTGTTCCTTCGCCGCTCTTGGATCCTATGCTCAGTATATAGTTGTTGATCAGAATGAACTGTGAGATTCCGTTCCCGTCTTTCTAAGTTTCATTATTACTGACTGTGTTTGGCTCTATGGCAATGAAATTTGACTTTCATGTCCACTTACACTTGTGATTTTGTTTAGTTTattctttttttaaaattattactaaTGTTGACATTTTACTATTAGTGTTAGTTTAGTGTTTCCGAAAATAAGTTGAACtataaacttgactgtaaaatTGAGTTTAAAAATTAGAAATTCTGATCTTAAGTTAGAATCAATTCTTATGGAGGACTAGCAAACATAGGAACATCTGTTTTAAGTTTTTAGAGACATGCACTTAAATTTTTATTTCCTCGGGTCATGTTTGTAAAGTATTTGACTTTGAAGGTTTCGCGTGCCGGAAGGTTGTGATTTGGTTGCTGCTGGAGCACTTGCTGTGGCTTTTGGCACTTCTCATGTTGCACTTGCTCATAGAGCTCAGTTGAAATCTGGTCAGGTATGATATTATGTTGTTTTATTTCACTTGCTGTTTGGTAATGTATGTGTTTTCTTTTTGTTGTTGGGATCGATCGAGTGAGTTGTGGAATTGTTTCTAGGTATTGTTGGTTTTGGGTGCAGCAGGAGGTGTGGGTCTTGCAGCTGTGCAAATTGGGAAAGCATGTGGAGCCATTGTCATTGCCGTTGCTAGGTACTCTTTTGCTTTTGTATTCTTGTGTGCATAATGGCATTATGCTTTCAGTAGGGTTCAGTTTGGATTTGCTTCTAGGCTTCTTGCTCTCATGAGTTTCTTAGCTAAAATTAATTTATGGATCTTTATTTATAGAAAAGTCATTGCAAAATTATACCTGTTTTACGGATAGTGTTAAATGAGAGAGCTTCCGAACAAAATTGAGATGCGTAAGTTAAGTTAATTTTACATTGGATGTGATATGACCCGCAATTGTGTTTATAAGTAGGAGGCATCCCTCTCCTTAAAAGTTGGTTTTATAACGGTTATCTAGCTCAATAAAAAACTTTGAGTTTCAATTAAAAACAGTGATTGCATGattcttttaatttattttaaacgTTTATACAAACATGCTCTAGATTTTTGTATTTTAATATCTAACTTTGTATCCGTTGGAGTTGAGCATTTCTTGTTTTGCATAATCTGGTGTCAGAGGAGCTGAAAAGGTGCAGCTCCTGAAGTCACTTGGTGTTGATCATGTGGTGGACTTGGGTAATGAAAATGTCATTGAGAGTGTCAAAGAGTTCCTCAAGGTCAGAAGGCTTAAAGGGGTTGATGTCCTGTATGACCCAGTTGGAGGAAAGCTTACCAAAGAATCTTTGAAGGTTCTGAAATGGGGAGCTCACATTCTAATAATTGGGTTTGCAAGTGGAGAAATTCCTGTCATCCCTGCTAACATTGCTCTTGTTAAGGTACATCAAGAATGGAGTTTCAGACTATGCAATTATCTTGTCTTGTTTGATCACTAAATAACATCATGTCTGATTGCTTGTTTCTTGATCTTATCATGCTTTATTCACATAgattttgaatttaaaattaCATTATATAAGAGTCAATTGGGAAGAGATATGGAGGGATTACATCTCCCATCAATATTGATTTgatctctcttcttctcttcaATGATTGATATCACGGCTGTAGATTTTATTGTTTGATAAACCACTAGATATCCCACTTCCCAAAATAATGCCTGCAATTACGTACCCATGTCAGCATACCCATACAATACCCAAACATATAATACAAATAGAGTCTTGCTAATATATGCCCTTAGGACACATGCTAAGGAGCTAAAAAAGGAATTGAATGAAAAAAGTTTGTGTTGGAAAGAACAATTTTTACACTTTCAAGGCATTGAATACATTATTTCCAACATACACTTCCATGTTTAATTCTTTAACATGTGCCCTAGGGTAGAAGTTAACATTTTCTATAAAAATAATGCCCTCAATTACATGTACCTGAGTCCAAACCCCATAAGCAATACAACAAAGACCAGACCCCAAACCAAACAAGCAAAAACCACCACCAGAAAATACAACCCAGCACACAAGGGAAATGACAGCCCCGGTAATTAGCTAATAGGCCGACTAAAGACTATTTCAGAAGACATAAGTAGGTGTCCATTACGCATTCTTAAATAGTTTAAGGGGACTCTGAGGACTTTTCCTAAAACCATTTTCAAGAAGAGAATTTAATACAATCCATCGATTGCTCAACTGATACAATTTTATTGAATAAAATAGTGTTATTCAATGACTTCCATATTACCCGAACCACAGAATGCCATCTAACGTCAGACGATGTTTTAGCTGGGAACCAACAATAAAGGAACAAAATACAGAAAACGATCGAAAAAATAATGCCCTCATTGACAAGTACCTGTGCCAGCATACCCATACAACTTATGCATTACTTGTCATGTTGCttcctttttgttattgttaAGTTGCTGACTGGGTGTTAAATTAATGTGCAAATACTTTT containing:
- the LOC127080898 gene encoding uncharacterized protein LOC127080898 — its product is MEALVCRKLGDPTVTVEADNSSIFVSKNHPIPQLNSPTSVRVRIKATSLNFANYLQILGKYQEKPPLPFIPGSDFSGIVDSVGPKVTNFRVGDPVCSFAALGSYAQYIVVDQNELFRVPEGCDLVAAGALAVAFGTSHVALAHRAQLKSGQVLLVLGAAGGVGLAAVQIGKACGAIVIAVARGAEKVQLLKSLGVDHVVDLGNENVIESVKEFLKVRRLKGVDVLYDPVGGKLTKESLKVLKWGAHILIIGFASGEIPVIPANIALVKNWTVHGLYWGSYKIHRPAVLEGSVKELLSWLAKGLISIHISHSYSLSEANLAFSAIKERKVIGKVMLVFDEKTTRSKL